From the genome of Altererythrobacter sp. BO-6:
GCCGGGGATCGTCACGCCTTCCAGTTCGGTATCGTCCGCCACGAAGCGCATCAGGCTCTGCACCGGGCTTTCCAGCCGCACGACTTCCTCAACGAAAGTGCGCATGTACTTCTCGGGATCGGACTTGAGCTGGTGCCACACATCCTTGTTCTCGATAAGCAGCTTCATGCCCGCTGCCAGCGCATTGGTGGTGGTCTCGCTGCCGCCAACGAAGGTGTCCGCCATCATCTCGGCATGGAGCTCGTTGTCGGTCAGCGGGCGGCCCCATTCCTCGATCACTGTGTTCACCAGCACGCTGATCAGGCTGTCATCGGGCTGCTGGCGCAGGCGCTCGAATATCGGCTGGAAATAGTGCTGCGCCTCGATCTCCTTATCGACCATTTCCATGTGGCGGTCTTCGGGTAGCATGAACGAGATGCGGTGGAAAAAGGCCTCGGTCCAGCTCTTGATCCGCCAGATGTCCTCCTTTTTCGCGCCCATCTGTTCGCCGATGATGTAGAGCGGCAGCGGCACGCAGAACTGGCTCACCCATTCGCTTTTGCCGTGATCGATAAAGCCGTCGATCAGTTCATAGGCCAGATGCTCGACCTTGCCGTCGATCTCCTTGATACGGCTGGGCTTGAAAGCTTCGTTGAACATCGCGCGCATCTGCTTGTGATTGGGGTCGTCGCGTCCGTTGAGGGTGGCCGCAGGGAGCCAGCCCCTTTCCTCGAAGCGCTTGGCCACCATCGCGCCGCGCTCCATGTCGGCCGCTGAAGCGCGAAAGCGGCCTTGTGGGGCGGAACTGGGGAAGCGCTGCGGGTCCAGCAGGACTTCGCGCACGGTATCGTATCTGGTCACGACGTACATGTCTGTGCCGGGAATATTGTAGACCGGCGCCTCGTCGCGCAGCTGGCGATAGGCGTCATAGGGGCACTGCTGCGTTTCCACGTCGAAGAGGTTGACCGCTACTTTGCTCGCCATGCGCGTCCTCCCGAAAATGCGGATGGGATTTGGCGCAGGCTGCGCGGATAGTGCGACAGCGGCAACTCGCGGAAATGGGGAGAGCGCCAATGGAAACAGCACTGCAGGAACTGCTCGATCGCAGGCAGATCGAAGACGTCGTGGCGCGCTATGCCCGCACGCTCGACTGGCTCGACGACGAGGGACAGGCGAGCTGCTATTGGCCCGATGCCGACATCGATTACGGCTTTTTCAAGGGCAAGGCAGCGGAATTCCTGCCGGTTGTGATGCAGACCGAGCGGAATTCGGACCGGCGCTGGCATATGCTCGGCGGGCTGATCGTGAAATCCCGCTCAGCCACAGCCGCGAGCAGCGAATGCTACGGCATCTTTGCCGGTGCCAGCCGGCAGGAGGATGGGGCGCTGGCGGGCAATCTCTATGGCGGTCGTTATCTCGACGAATGGGAAAAGCGCGGCAACGAGTGGCGCATTTCGGCGCGCACTTATCTGTTAGACTGGCAGCATCCGTTGCCAAACCAGCCGGATTTCACGCCCAACCCGGATTTCCCGCTGCCAACTGTGCAGATCGCCACAAGCGGGCATCCGCTGTACCGGCCAATGTAGTCAGCCTTCCTCGCCTGCCGGGTCCATATAGTCGCGGTAATAGGTCAGCTGGCCATTCGCGACCTTGTAAATGCCGCAGCCGCCGCGCGACCCTTCCGGCGAATGCATGGTCCAGCGCGACCAGCAGGCATGATCGTCACCGCAGATCTCGTCGACCGTGAAATGGATCTGCCGCGCGCCCATTACCTTGACCATGGTGGTCATGAAACCGAGGATCGCTTCGCGCCCCACATGTGTGCCCCACACCGGGTCTTCCACCACGGCATCCTCGGCGAACAGCGGCGCGAGCCGGGTGTAGTCGCCCTCGTCCTGGATACGCCAGAACTGCTCGATCACGCGTTGTGCCTCTCCTGGCATGTTTCGTCTCCTAATTGAGCTTGCGGATCGGATCGCGGCCGTCCCACCCTTGCGCGGCATCGCGCACCATGGCGTAGAAGCCGGTCAACTGGTCGGTCGGTTCGTAAAGTTCGAGCATGTGGCCGAGCGAGGCGCGGGCATCGACGAAGGCATAGCGCGTGCCGGTTTGGGTTTCGGACAATTGCGCCAGCGGCATGTCCCGCGCTGCGAATTGGGCGATTGCCGCCTCGAGATCGTTAACCCACAGCGCCATGTGATGCAGCCCATGCCGGGCGCTGCCGTGGGGATACATGTCGCGAAACGCGCTAGGGTCATCGCCGTGCTGTGTCACGAATTCGACCATGACATCGCCCCATTGGCCATAGGCGGAGGAATGGTCATGCGTGACCCGCACGCCCCGATGCTCGCTCCAGGCCAGCGGCACATGTTCGAAAACGAAATAGGGGCCCGAACCAAAGACGGCGTGATGGGCCCGGGCAGCGGCGGTGATGTCGGGTACGAACCAGGCGATCTGCCGCACCGGAAGCCCGCCCACCACCATCTCAATTCACCGCGCGATCCTTGCCTTCCCAATAGGGCGCGCGCAGCTCGCGCCGCAGGATCTTGCCGCTGGGGTTGCGCGGCAGCGCGGCGATGAAGTCGACCGATTTGGGGCATTTGTAGCCGGCAATATGCTGGCGTGCGTGGGCGATCACTTCGGCTTCGCTCAAGCTCTCGCCCTCTTTCACGACCACGCAGGCCTTGACCGCCTCGCCCCATTTCTCGTCCGGCACGCCGATCACCGCGACATCGGCCACCTTGGGGTGGGCGTAGATCGCGTTCTCGACCTCTGCAGGATAGACGTTCTCTCCGCCGGAGATGATCATGTCCTTCACCCGGTCATGGATGTAGAGATAGCCGTCCTCGTCGAGGTAACCGGCGTCGCCGGTGCGCAGCCAGCCTTCGGCATCGATCGTTGCCGCCGTGGCCTCGGGATTGTTCCAGTAACCGCGCATGTTCTTCGACGAGCGCGTGGCGATTTCGCCCACGGTGCCGGTCGGCACCTCCTTGCCCGCTTCATCGATGATCTTGACCTCGACACCGGGCAGCGGCGTGCCGACCGAGCGCATGCGCGGGCTTCCTTCAGGTACGTGGTCTTCGGGATCGAGCGCGACGATCGTGCCGCTAGTCTCGGTCATTCCGTACATCTGCACAAAGCCGCAGCCGAGCACCTCCATCGCGCGCTTCATCAGCTCCAACGGAATCGGCGAGGCGCCATAGGTGATGTATTTCAGGAGGCTGAAATCAGTCTCGTGCACGCGCGGGTGGTTGAGCAGGATCTGGATCGCGGCGGGGACGAGGAAGATCTTCGAGATGTTGTAATTCGCGATCAGGTCCAGTGCCTGTGTCGGATCATATTCGGGCAGCACGATCGAATTGGTGCCGGCGACCATGGTGCCGATCCCGGTGCCGGTGCCGCTGATGTGGAAGCAAGGCATGGCCAACAGGGTGACATCGCCTTCGATCGGTTCCTGCCATTTGCGCATCTGCGCCGCCAGCTTAGGGTCGCGGCTCGACAGGATCGAGCCATGCGTCATTACCGCGCCCTTGGGGCGCCCGGTGGTGCCCGAGGTGTAGAGCTGCAGCGCGTCGTCATCGAGGCCGACCGCGATCTCGACCGGGTCATCGGGAAAGTCGCTCCGCCAGCTGCGATAGTCAGGCCCGCTGCAATCGGGAGCATCGATGCCGATCACATGTTTCACGCGCGGAGTTTCACCCCGGACTTGCTGGACTATGTCGGCGAAACCTTCGCCCACGAACACGACTTCGGCCTGGCAATTGTCGATGATGTAAGCGACTTCGGGCGGGGCAAGGCGCCAGTTCACTGGAGTCATCACTGCGCCAATCTTGGCCGCGCCCAGCAGCACTTCGAAATAGAGCGGGTGGTTCTTGCCGAGATAGGCGACGCGGTCACCTTTCTTCACGCCCAGCGAGGTCAGCGCCCGGGCGCAGCGATTGCTGCCGGCTTCAAGCTCGGCGAAGCTGATCTCTTCTTCGCCGAAGGTGAAGGCGGTGATGCCGCCCTGCGCGCGCGCATGTTCGCGCACGATGTCGCAGAATGATTCTGCCGCCAAGATCGCATTTTCTCCCATGCCGAGCAGCAATAGGCGGCGACACGGGCCAAGCCATTGGCACAATTCATAGCGGCACAGGGGCCGGCTTCGGCTAGAGTGATGGTCATGAGTGCCATTGACGCCCCGCCAGGCTTTGAACCCGCCGGATTCTCGCCCGGCTTTCTCGACCATGGCGGGCCTTACTACCTGCGCGCAGAACCAGTCGGGCCAAGAACGGTCGGCCTGCGCATCATGACGCATCACATCAATTATCGCGATGCGGTGCATGGCGGCGTGCTGACGACGCTGGCCGATGTCGCGCTGAGCCATGCGGTCTACGATGCCGAGCGGGCGCATCCTGCCGTCGCAACCATTTCGCTCACCACCAATTTCCTTGGGCCGGTCAAGCTGGGGGACTGGCTCGAATGCCGCGTGTCGATTGACCGCATGGGCGGACGGACCGCCTATTGCAGCGGGCAGATCCTGCGCGATGGCGAGCCGGTCGCGACGATGAGCGGGGTGTTTGCGGTGAAGCGGCGCGACTAGCCGCGCCAGCGACTGGTCACAGGGCTCGAGGGATCGCGATCGTCGTGGAAGCCGCTCGCCCCTTCCGGCAGTTGCGACAGATCGACGCCTTCGAGCTCGCGGAACTCGCGCCAGTCGTAAATGCCGCTGCGGTGGGCGATGCGCCATTCGCCCGAACGTCGCTCGAACCGGTCGACATAGCGCCCGGCGATCACTGCCGAATAGACTGTACCTTTGTCCGGGAACACCTCGATTGCGGGATAGCCCGGCGGGATCGTATGCATCGCGGTCATGTATGTTTCGGTGTGGCAGATATCCTCGCCGTCAAAGCCGAACTGGACCTGGCCAAGCTGGTGCTGCGTGATCAAGCAGGGATCGATGATCGCCTTGGCCTGTTCGACGAAGCCCTGCCAACCGCCTTCGATCGGGCCGAAGCTGAAAGTGGCATCCGCATGGAACAGCTGCGGCATCATGTCCCAGCGCCGCCGGTCGATCGCATGGGCATAGGCAGCGATGACGTCGCGGATCGCTTCGCGGTCTTCCAGGCGCATGTTCATTGGTCTAGCTCCACGATCACCTTGCCCACATTCGCCCCGGTGAACAATTTCGCATAGGCCGATAGCGTGTTCTCGAGGCCGTGGGTGACATCATAGGGCATGGCCAGCTGCCCGGCATCCACCCATTGCTTCAGCTGCGCCGTCAGCCGCGCGCCCTGGTCCATGAAGTCGGGCGAGAAGAAGCCTTCGATCCTCAGGCGCCGCATCAGCACCTGGTCAAACTCCTTCGGGCTGGTGCGCGTGCCAGAGCTGTAATCGGACACGAGGCCGCATACCGCGATCCGCCCGTAATGGTTCATGCGGGTCAGCACAGAATCAAGCAGCGGCCCGCCGACATTGTCGAAATAGACGTCGATTCCGGTATCTGGCCCGCCGATCGCGTCGAGTTGCGCGCCGACATCGCCCGATTTGTAGTCGACGGCGCCGTCGATCCCGATCTCCTCGGTCAGGAAGCGGCATTTGTCTTCGCCACCAGCTATGCCCCAGGCCTTGCAACCCAGCAGCTTGGCGATTTGCACCGCAAGGATGCCGGTTGCCCCGGCGGCGGCGGAAACCAGCACCGTCTCGCCCTGTTTCGCAGCCCCGGTCTGCTCGACGCCCCACAGCGCGGTCCAGCCGTTCATGCCCAGCGTACCGAACCAGGCGCGCAGGTCCTCGACTGCGGGGTCGAGCTTTACCGCACCCGTCATTACCGGATCGACATGGCTGTAATCCGCCCAGTGGCCGAACGCGCGCACCAGCGTGCCCTCAGGGAAATCGGCGTGGCGCGAGGCGACGACCCGCCCGATCACCAGCCCCGTCATCGGCGTGCCGGTTTCGAGCGGCGGTTGGTATCCGTCGGTCCGGTCGGTCAGCCACATCCGCGTGCCGGCATCCATCGACAGCATGGCATTGCGAATGACGATATGGCCATCGGTCGGTTCGGGGACCACGCCCTCTACCAGCGTCAGTGCGCTGCTGAAATCATTGCCTTGGGGGCGCGCATCTATGCGCCAGAAACGGTTCTGCATGGCATGCTTGTCAGCGGCCGCGGACGCCGCGGCAACGCGCCTTTTCGCTAGGCCCTTGGCGGCTATCACTTTGGCGCGGTGCATGGGCGCGCCGCACTTCCTAGGCTCCCGACAAACAGATTGGGAGAGACTCACCATGGCACTCATCACGGTTATCGGCGCGTCGGGGCGGCAAGGGATGGCGCAGGTTCGGCAAGCCTTAGCGGCAGGGTATGACGTGCGCGCGATTTCGCGCCAGCCCGAGCCCTTCGCGGGGGCCAAGATCGACGGGGTCGAACGGGTCGAGGTCCGCCCGATGGACCTCTACGATCCGTCATCCTATCGCGCCGCGCTTGAGGGATCGGACTACATTTTCTACACGCACCCGCTCCAGGCACGCGCGGATCGCGCGGTGCTGGTCGGCGATGTCGGCAAGGCGGCGGCGGAGCTGGGCGTGAAGCGCGTTGTCTGGAACACCTCCAGCTGGATCCCTGACAAGCCGGGTGATGCCCACACCTATGCCGGCAACACCGCCGGGATCAACGCGCTGTGGCGCTCGGGCGCGCCAGGCACAGTGTTCGGATCGGTCCTGTTCATGGACAATCTGCTGACCAATTGGGCGCGGCCCTTTATTGTGAACGAAGGGCGCTATGTCTATCCGCACAATCCTGAACTTGAGGCCAACTGGATCAGCCTCGATGACGTCGCCAAGTTCATGCTCGCCAGCCTCGAACGGCCCGACATGGAAGGCGCCTGGCTCAATATCGGCGGGCCGAAGCGGATGCGTGGCAAGGAAGTGGCACAGGTGCTGAGCGACACGCTGGGCAAGCCGATCAAATACGATCCCTGCACCCCGCAGGAATTCGGCGACTACCTGGTGCGCGCGGCGGGCGACGATATGCCCGAGGAAATGCGCGAGCCCTTCGCTGCAGGTATCGCGGCGTTCTACGAATACAACAACACCGCGCCGACCAAGCCCTTCGCCGTCGACATGGACCATGTCTATGAGCGATTCCCCGAACTGGAAGGCAAGCTTGAGGAAATGGCCGAATGGGCGCCGAAACAGGATTGGGGCGAGTCGAACTTCCGGCCAGCGTTCGGTTAGATCAGCCTGCTCGGCCTAGCGCCCCTCCCGCATGCGGGAGGGGTTTGGGGCGGGAAGGAAATTCACTCCGCCGCTTCGCGCTGTTCCGCCGCGAAGATCTCCAGCAGCTCCTCGTCGCTCGCGTTCGTGAGGCGCTCCACCCATTGGTGGAAGACCTGACCACCGCGCTCGTTGCGCCCGAACAGCACCTCCTTCAGCAGGCCTGACTGCAGCGCTTCGTGCTGGCGCTTGCCGGTCTTGTAGTCTTCATCGCGCACAACGATCTCGAGGAAATCGAACTGCTCATGCGCCGATTTCACATCGGCGTCGGTCTCGGGCTTGTTCTCCATCACATAGAATTGCGTGGTGTAGCTTTCGCCCACCGTCTTGCCCGGGAACAGCTGGCTGATCATCGCCCCGCGCTGCCCGCCGCCATAGAAGCTGGCAATCGAGATGTGCGGGAAGATCGTCCACACGCCCTGGACCAATACTTCCTGCGGGATCTCGTCGTCGGGCAGGGTCGTCAGGTCAAGCTGCTGGTCATCCTCGCCCGACACCTTGATCGCGAATTTCGACGGGGTCGAAAGCCGCTGGTGCGGGCCGAAGGCGAAGTAGTTGGCGCGGTTGTAGAAGTCCGCCCCGAAGGTGTTCGCATGCAGCACCGGCAGGTGATAGAAATCGAGATAGCCGTCATAGGCCGTCTTCCAGTTCGGCCCGGCCAGCGTACGCTGGCTGAACAGTGTCCAGCCGTCGAACTCGAACGCCTTGAGCAGCTCGTCATAGCCGCACAGATAGTCTGCAATGTCGAGCTTCGACTCCCGGATCAAGTGTGGCCCAGATCAGCCCGGCACTTTCGTAAGCCGGGAAGCGCGTGAGGCAGAGCTCGGCCTTGTCGATCGCCCCGAAATCCTGCGGGCTGGCGACACCCACCAGCTGGCCATCATTCTTGTAAGTCCAGCCATGGTAGCCGCACATCAGCCTTGTGGCATTGCCGGTACCTTCGGCTAGCGGATTGCCGCGATGCTTGCACATGTTGAGGAAGGCGCCAACCGTGCCGTCCTTCTTGCGGGTCAACAGCAGCGGCACGCCGCAGATATCCATCGCCTTGTAGTCGCCCGGCTCAGGGATTTCGCAACTCGGCGCAACCATCAGCGGCAGGCGGCGGAAGATCTGCTGCTTCTCGCGCTCGAACAGCGCCTCGTCGGTATAGGCCGATGCCGGAACCCGCACGACCTCGTCGGCATACTCCATCGTGTCGGCGGCGCCATGCGCCACCAGGTTGCGGGTCATTGCGATCAATTGCTCGCGCGACATTGCCGGTTCCCTCCATGCGATTGGGCAGTCGCCTGCATCATGTTGGCTTGGGCCGCACGTAGCAATGCGCGTTTTTGGATAGGGGGCCAAAGAAAACGGGCGGACCGTGATGGCCCGCCCGCTCGCTGTCACCCCCCGGTGAGAGCAATCGTCAGAACTTGAAGCTGGCCTCCACGAAGACCTGGCGTCCGCGGTTGGTGCTCAGGATCACGTCGTCGCCACCTGCGGGCAGGAACGGGCGCCCGCCGGCGGAGCCGACCCAGAGCTTGTCGGTCAAATTGTTGCCGATCAGCGAGAGCTTCCACTTGCCATCCGGATCACCCACCGAGACTGCAGCATCGAAGGCAAAGTAGTCCGGCTGGACATAGTCATTGACCGACGTCGACGTGGTGAAATAGCTGCCGCTGTAGACTGCGTTGCCGCTCAGGGTCAGTTCCAGCGCATCACCCATCGGCACGCCCCAGTCGAAGGCGATATTGCCCGACCAGTTCGGTGCGCGCGGTGCGTCGCGACCGTCCAAGTCTTCGCCAAGGAAGGTGATGTAGGTGTCGCTGAACTTGGCATCGAGCCAGGCGATGTTGCCTGACAGGTTGAGCCCGTCGACCGGTGTGCGCCAGCCCCACCCAAGATCGAAGCCCTTGGTGGTCACCTGGCCCGCGTTGGACGTCTCGAACTGAACCGCGATAGCGTCGAACACCTGTACCTGCAAGTCGTCGAACACGTAATAGAAGGCGGTACCGTTGAGCGTAAGTGTGCGGTCATTAAGCTGCGACTTGAAGCCCACTTCGCCGCCGATCGCGGTTTCGGACTTGTAGATCAGCGAACCAAAGTCGCCGCTTGCCGCGGCCTGGCTCAGGCTGTTCGATGGCAGGGCGGAGTTGTCGATCCCGCCTGACTTGAAGCCGGTCTTGAACGAAGCGAACACGTTGAAATCGGGATTGATTTCATACTTGATGGTGGCTTCGGGCGACCAGTTGCTGTCCTTGAAGTCGATCGGCCCCGAATAGAACCCGCTCTGGAGGAAGGCGGGGCTGGGCACGAACAGCGGCGATACTATGCCGCCGGGGAAAGTGACCGTCGCACCGCCCGGATCAGGAATGTAGGCCAGCAGATTGTGCACATAGGGAACACTGATCGTCTGCGTCTTCGTTTCCTTGGTGTAGCGGATGCCGCCTGACAGCTCGAGTTGCTCGGTCAGGTCGATGATCACGCTGCCGAAGGCTGAATAGGCCTGGGTCTTGGTAGTGTGGTTCTTGTCCCAGTCGAACGTGTAACCCGTACCCGGAGCAACTCCACCACTGAGCAAAGGCAGCGTGATATCGGGTGACACCAGCGAAATGTTCACGCCGTTCTGCGCGGTGTCGAACACGAACTTGCGCCATTCATAGAAGCCGCCAAACATGAAGTTGATCGCACCGTCATAGTCGGACGTGAAGCGCAATTCCTGCGAATACTGCTTGAGCGTATTGCGGGGATCGCTGGTACCCACGCCGAATGGTACAGTGCCGATGACCCCGCCATAGCTGTAGTTGTCGACGTCGGTGGCATCGAGATCGACGAAGCCGGTCACCGACGTAAAGGTGAGATTGTCATTCAGCTCGAAATCGAGCTTGAGCCGTGCGAACAAAAGTTCGGTCTCGCCAAAGGGAACGCCATTGTATCCTTCGGCCTTGGTAGGGCCGGTAGCCAGAGGAACAGATACCGCAAGTGCAGGTGCGGTATCCGGCAGGAAGTACCTCTGGTCCTTGAAATTACAGTCGTAGCCCGCCGGAATAGTCAGGGCACCTTGGAGCAGCACCACTGGATCGGCGATACCGTTCGCGCCGCAATAGATATCCGAGTGGCTAATCGCCCCGTCATTCTCGTTCTTGACGTATTGCACCTTGAGGTTGGCATCGAAGCCAGGGACCGGCTCCCATGCCAGGGTCATGCGGCCCACGAGGTTCTTGAGCCCGCGATCCTGGTTGACCGCCGGAGTGCCGTCCTGAAGCTCCACGAACTTGCTGATATCGTTGAATTGCCCCGATAGGCGGATGCCCAACGTGTCCGAAATCGGGCCCGAGATGTACCCGCCGACCAGCCAGCCATCTTCTTCCAGCTCATAGGACGCCTTGCCGCCGATTTCCCAAGTGCTGGTGGGATCCTGCGAGCGGATCGAGAACACACCGGCTGAGGCGCTCTTGCCAAAGAACAGCGATTGTGGCCCCTTCAGCACGTCGATCTGGGCGGTGTCGAAAAAGGCCGCCTGGACAAGGCGCATGGTCGAAACCTGCACGCCATCATAGTCGAAGGCGACCGCGGAATCGAACGAGGCGGAGATGTTCGACGAGCCAACCCCGCGCAGCGAAATCTGGCCGCCCGAACCCGAACCGCCGACCTGGATGTTGAGGGTCGGGACGCGGCTGACGACGTCCGAGACTTCATCGACGCTGTATTTGTCGAGCGTATCGGCGCCAACGCTGGTGATCGTGACCGGGACGTCTTGCAGCGTTTCCGTCTGCTTGCGGGCCTGGACCAGGATCACCGGCATCGCATTCTCTTCTTCATCCGCTGCCGCATCGCTGCTTTGCGCCAGCGCCGCGGAAGGCAGTCCTGCAATCGCAAACAGTGCCGCGCCGCCGAGCAGTGCCGCGCGCGCGGAAGACGGATTCCGAGTATGAAGCTTGATCATGGTCGCTCTCTCCCTAAAGGCCCGGAATTAAATGCCGGTGCCATTCGTCCCCAATCCCGAAGGTTTCGCTGCCTTCGGGTACAATTGAAGTTGTATGGTGCGCCCTGCGGCGAGACACTTGGCAAAAGGAATAGGCACTTGCGGGCAGTGAGGCATTCGCGCCACAGGCCCTGATCCCGTAGCGTTATTCGGCAGCTTCCTGCCCGCCGGCCAATTCGCGCTCCATCTGCCCGACGCGCGGATCGTTGGGCCAGGTCCATTCCTGTCCCAGCACCTGCTCGACCCGCAATCCCGGCGGGACGTTGTCGATCCCGATCATGCGGTCACAGGACTGGTGAAAGCTGTAGATCCGCGCTTCCTGGTAGCTCAGCGGCACGCTCTTGAACGCGGCGCTCTGCATCGACTGCTGAATCGCTTCGCCGAACTGCGTGTCTTCCAGGATGATCGGGCTCATCTGGCGCCCGTTCGGCTGGCTGGCGTCGGGCACCGTCCACAGATCGGGTGCCGGCCCGTCACCCCAATCGAGCGCCATGGTGACAAGCTCGAGCCGCGTGGTGGTGAGCGAGGTCGGCCAGAACACCAGCGGCGGCACGAAATAGTTCGAGAGCGGCGAAACCCAGTTGGGGAACAGCGTATAGCTTTGCGTGCAGGTGCGCCCCAGCTCGCCCACGCTGTCGATCTGTTGCCATTCGGGCGGGCTGTCGATCGCACGGACATGCGCCCGATCGGTCTGTGGCGGGGCGGGCGCCACCATCCGCGCGTGGCCATTGGGATAGATCGTGTTGAGATTGCGCTTGCTGTCGACCAGCGGTGCCACTGTATTCGGGTGGATGAAAGGCACATGGTAGACTTCCATGTTCGCCTCCATCGCCACCTTCCAGTTGCAGTTGAGCTCGAAGCTGTGCCTGGCGGCAAGGCGAATTCGGTCGAAGGCGAATTCCTGCCACTCGCTCCAGACCGGACCCATCCATTCCTTCAGCGGCATCGCATCCCCGTCAAAATTGACGAAGATGACATTGCCCAGCATTTCGCAGCGCACCGGGATCAGCCCGCGGCAGCTCAGGTCG
Proteins encoded in this window:
- a CDS encoding cytochrome P450, with product MASKVAVNLFDVETQQCPYDAYRQLRDEAPVYNIPGTDMYVVTRYDTVREVLLDPQRFPSSAPQGRFRASAADMERGAMVAKRFEERGWLPAATLNGRDDPNHKQMRAMFNEAFKPSRIKEIDGKVEHLAYELIDGFIDHGKSEWVSQFCVPLPLYIIGEQMGAKKEDIWRIKSWTEAFFHRISFMLPEDRHMEMVDKEIEAQHYFQPIFERLRQQPDDSLISVLVNTVIEEWGRPLTDNELHAEMMADTFVGGSETTTNALAAGMKLLIENKDVWHQLKSDPEKYMRTFVEEVVRLESPVQSLMRFVADDTELEGVTIPGGAMINVRFAAANRDERAFECPEKLDLERPKAGSHMGFGSGTHHCLGAPLARRELTWGFTAVVDRFEDMWFAAGKNDFAYHPHFLLRSLKQLHIEFEPKRR
- a CDS encoding nuclear transport factor 2 family protein — translated: METALQELLDRRQIEDVVARYARTLDWLDDEGQASCYWPDADIDYGFFKGKAAEFLPVVMQTERNSDRRWHMLGGLIVKSRSATAASSECYGIFAGASRQEDGALAGNLYGGRYLDEWEKRGNEWRISARTYLLDWQHPLPNQPDFTPNPDFPLPTVQIATSGHPLYRPM
- a CDS encoding nuclear transport factor 2 family protein, which gives rise to MPGEAQRVIEQFWRIQDEGDYTRLAPLFAEDAVVEDPVWGTHVGREAILGFMTTMVKVMGARQIHFTVDEICGDDHACWSRWTMHSPEGSRGGCGIYKVANGQLTYYRDYMDPAGEEG
- a CDS encoding VOC family protein, which gives rise to MVVGGLPVRQIAWFVPDITAAARAHHAVFGSGPYFVFEHVPLAWSEHRGVRVTHDHSSAYGQWGDVMVEFVTQHGDDPSAFRDMYPHGSARHGLHHMALWVNDLEAAIAQFAARDMPLAQLSETQTGTRYAFVDARASLGHMLELYEPTDQLTGFYAMVRDAAQGWDGRDPIRKLN
- a CDS encoding fatty acid--CoA ligase — its product is MAAESFCDIVREHARAQGGITAFTFGEEEISFAELEAGSNRCARALTSLGVKKGDRVAYLGKNHPLYFEVLLGAAKIGAVMTPVNWRLAPPEVAYIIDNCQAEVVFVGEGFADIVQQVRGETPRVKHVIGIDAPDCSGPDYRSWRSDFPDDPVEIAVGLDDDALQLYTSGTTGRPKGAVMTHGSILSSRDPKLAAQMRKWQEPIEGDVTLLAMPCFHISGTGTGIGTMVAGTNSIVLPEYDPTQALDLIANYNISKIFLVPAAIQILLNHPRVHETDFSLLKYITYGASPIPLELMKRAMEVLGCGFVQMYGMTETSGTIVALDPEDHVPEGSPRMRSVGTPLPGVEVKIIDEAGKEVPTGTVGEIATRSSKNMRGYWNNPEATAATIDAEGWLRTGDAGYLDEDGYLYIHDRVKDMIISGGENVYPAEVENAIYAHPKVADVAVIGVPDEKWGEAVKACVVVKEGESLSEAEVIAHARQHIAGYKCPKSVDFIAALPRNPSGKILRRELRAPYWEGKDRAVN
- a CDS encoding PaaI family thioesterase, with the protein product MSAIDAPPGFEPAGFSPGFLDHGGPYYLRAEPVGPRTVGLRIMTHHINYRDAVHGGVLTTLADVALSHAVYDAERAHPAVATISLTTNFLGPVKLGDWLECRVSIDRMGGRTAYCSGQILRDGEPVATMSGVFAVKRRD
- a CDS encoding nuclear transport factor 2 family protein yields the protein MNMRLEDREAIRDVIAAYAHAIDRRRWDMMPQLFHADATFSFGPIEGGWQGFVEQAKAIIDPCLITQHQLGQVQFGFDGEDICHTETYMTAMHTIPPGYPAIEVFPDKGTVYSAVIAGRYVDRFERRSGEWRIAHRSGIYDWREFRELEGVDLSQLPEGASGFHDDRDPSSPVTSRWRG
- a CDS encoding NADP-dependent oxidoreductase — its product is MHRAKVIAAKGLAKRRVAAASAAADKHAMQNRFWRIDARPQGNDFSSALTLVEGVVPEPTDGHIVIRNAMLSMDAGTRMWLTDRTDGYQPPLETGTPMTGLVIGRVVASRHADFPEGTLVRAFGHWADYSHVDPVMTGAVKLDPAVEDLRAWFGTLGMNGWTALWGVEQTGAAKQGETVLVSAAAGATGILAVQIAKLLGCKAWGIAGGEDKCRFLTEEIGIDGAVDYKSGDVGAQLDAIGGPDTGIDVYFDNVGGPLLDSVLTRMNHYGRIAVCGLVSDYSSGTRTSPKEFDQVLMRRLRIEGFFSPDFMDQGARLTAQLKQWVDAGQLAMPYDVTHGLENTLSAYAKLFTGANVGKVIVELDQ
- a CDS encoding NmrA family NAD(P)-binding protein, giving the protein MALITVIGASGRQGMAQVRQALAAGYDVRAISRQPEPFAGAKIDGVERVEVRPMDLYDPSSYRAALEGSDYIFYTHPLQARADRAVLVGDVGKAAAELGVKRVVWNTSSWIPDKPGDAHTYAGNTAGINALWRSGAPGTVFGSVLFMDNLLTNWARPFIVNEGRYVYPHNPELEANWISLDDVAKFMLASLERPDMEGAWLNIGGPKRMRGKEVAQVLSDTLGKPIKYDPCTPQEFGDYLVRAAGDDMPEEMREPFAAGIAAFYEYNNTAPTKPFAVDMDHVYERFPELEGKLEEMAEWAPKQDWGESNFRPAFG
- a CDS encoding SRPBCC family protein, which encodes MIRESKLDIADYLCGYDELLKAFEFDGWTLFSQRTLAGPNWKTAYDGYLDFYHLPVLHANTFGADFYNRANYFAFGPHQRLSTPSKFAIKVSGEDDQQLDLTTLPDDEIPQEVLVQGVWTIFPHISIASFYGGGQRGAMISQLFPGKTVGESYTTQFYVMENKPETDADVKSAHEQFDFLEIVVRDEDYKTGKRQHEALQSGLLKEVLFGRNERGGQVFHQWVERLTNASDEELLEIFAAEQREAAE
- a CDS encoding Rieske (2Fe-2S) protein, with protein sequence MSREQLIAMTRNLVAHGAADTMEYADEVVRVPASAYTDEALFEREKQQIFRRLPLMVAPSCEIPEPGDYKAMDICGVPLLLTRKKDGTVGAFLNMCKHRGNPLAEGTGNATRLMCGYHGWTYKNDGQLVGVASPQDFGAIDKAELCLTRFPAYESAGLIWATLDPGVEARHCRLSVRL